In the genome of Bradyrhizobium arachidis, one region contains:
- a CDS encoding ABC transporter ATP-binding protein → MNMHEKPGDVLLTVRGLETHFYGQESVTRALGGVSFEVRSGETLGVVGESGCGKSVTALSILRLLPKLNAKTIGGEILFHGRDLLKLSEREMRKIRGDRIAMIFQEPMTSLNPVHTVGRQIAEAVQIHRKASRSVAKEKAQEMLRLVRIADPERRVDNYPHELSGGMRQRAMIAMALACSPELLIADEPTTALDVTIQAQILRLIIDLKKQMGTAVMFITHDLGVVAETCQRVIVMYAGQIVEQATVVDLFARPTHPYTLGLMRSVPHRRHGPRRRLSEIPGIVPSLHDPIVGCSFAPRCPFAIDICREKTPTMRDVGPGHAAACWRSEEVARA, encoded by the coding sequence ATGAATATGCACGAAAAACCTGGTGACGTCCTTCTGACAGTTCGAGGCCTGGAGACACACTTTTACGGCCAAGAAAGCGTCACACGTGCCCTCGGTGGTGTCAGCTTCGAAGTAAGGAGCGGTGAAACGCTCGGCGTTGTCGGCGAATCCGGATGCGGGAAAAGCGTTACTGCTCTTTCAATTCTTCGTCTGCTGCCGAAGCTGAACGCCAAGACGATCGGCGGCGAGATCCTCTTTCACGGACGTGATCTCCTGAAGCTCTCCGAACGCGAGATGCGAAAAATTCGTGGCGACCGGATAGCAATGATCTTCCAGGAGCCGATGACAAGCCTGAACCCTGTTCATACCGTCGGTCGCCAGATTGCAGAAGCGGTGCAGATCCACAGGAAAGCCTCACGTTCAGTTGCGAAAGAAAAGGCCCAAGAGATGCTCCGTCTTGTCCGCATCGCGGACCCGGAGCGTCGGGTAGACAATTATCCCCACGAACTATCCGGGGGCATGCGCCAACGTGCCATGATCGCCATGGCTCTTGCCTGCTCACCGGAACTATTGATTGCCGATGAGCCCACGACTGCCCTTGACGTTACCATCCAGGCGCAGATCCTGCGGCTGATCATCGATCTGAAGAAGCAGATGGGAACGGCTGTAATGTTCATCACGCATGATCTGGGGGTTGTAGCCGAAACATGCCAACGGGTGATCGTGATGTATGCAGGGCAAATTGTGGAGCAAGCGACCGTCGTAGATCTGTTCGCGCGCCCAACGCACCCCTACACCTTGGGACTCATGCGCTCGGTGCCTCATCGACGGCATGGTCCTCGGCGCCGTTTGTCAGAGATTCCCGGCATTGTACCAAGCTTGCATGATCCGATCGTTGGTTGCAGCTTCGCGCCTCGTTGCCCATTCGCGATAGACATTTGCCGCGAGAAGACACCCACCATGCGTGATGTCGGGCCTGGCCATGCCGCGGCTTGCTGGCGTTCAGAAGAGGTGGCGCGCGCATGA
- a CDS encoding IS5 family transposase (programmed frameshift) yields the protein MRKGLFWLNDKQWALIEPHLPTNQTGPVRDDDRRVISGIIHMLQCGARWRDCPPDYGPYTTIYNRFNRWAKRGHWRAIFEALARCGKDGVTLSIDSTTIKAHRSASGGKGGSMSKRSAARGGRTTKIHALSDPDCRPCAFHLTPGPDADIAAAPALLELAPPMSALIGDKGYDGDGFRAEIVDRGAKPVIPNKSNRVTLHSFSKRAYKGRNVIERCFCRLKDFRRVATRYDKLARNFLAAIHLAAIVAYWIN from the exons ATGCGCAAAGGACTGTTCTGGCTCAACGACAAGCAATGGGCTCTGATAGAGCCGCATCTGCCAACGAACCAGACCGGACCGGTGCGCGACGACGATCGACGCGTCATCAGCGGTATCATTCACATGCTTCAGTGCGGCGCACGCTGGCGCGATTGCCCGCCCGACTATGGTCCCTACACGACGATCTACAATCGTTTCAATCGCTGGGCCAAGCGCGGACATTGGCGGGCGATCTTTGAAGCGCTCGCCCGCTGCGGCAAAGACGGCGTGACTTTGTCCATCGACTCCACCACGATCAAAGCGCATCGCTCGGCGAGCGGCGGAAAAGGGGGGAGCATGAGCAAGCGATCGGCCGCT CGCGGCGGGCGGACCACGAAAATCCACGCGCTGAGCGACCCTGACTGCAGACCTTGCGCATTTCATCTCACTCCAGGCCCGGACGCTGATATTGCTGCAGCGCCAGCCCTTTTGGAACTCGCGCCACCCATGTCTGCCCTCATTGGCGACAAAGGGTACGACGGCGACGGCTTTCGAGCCGAAATCGTCGATCGTGGTGCCAAGCCCGTCATTCCAAACAAATCCAACAGGGTCACTCTCCACAGCTTCAGCAAACGCGCCTACAAGGGGCGCAACGTCATCGAGCGCTGTTTCTGCCGCCTCAAGGATTTCAGGCGTGTCGCAACTCGCTACGACAAACTAGCCAGGAACTTCTTGGCTGCCATCCATCTCGCCGCCATCGTTGCCTATTGGATCAATTGA
- a CDS encoding ABC transporter permease, whose protein sequence is MGAYILHRLGWTVIVMVMVGIFVFLLLRLAPGDPAAILAGDSATQQMIEGIREKLGFNDPLPVQFVHWATGILRGDFGASIFTGRPVLELISQRLEPTISLTTLTMIVSVTIGVSFGVCAAWQSGGLIDRFLSAFATLGFSVPVFVVGYFLIYLFAIKAQWLPVQGYESVGHGIGPWLLRLILPTVALSIPYIAFIARIARASMLEVLSEDYMRTAAAKGASSYSMLFHHALKNAGVPILTVIGLSFTSLIGGVVITETVFNIPGVGRLVVDAINNRDYPIIQGMLILISGLYVIVNLLVDLAYTLVDPRIRY, encoded by the coding sequence GTGGGCGCTTACATCCTTCACAGGTTAGGCTGGACCGTCATCGTGATGGTCATGGTCGGGATCTTCGTTTTCCTGCTTCTCAGGCTGGCGCCGGGAGACCCTGCGGCTATCCTTGCGGGCGATTCTGCCACGCAACAGATGATAGAGGGCATCCGCGAAAAACTCGGATTCAACGATCCTCTGCCAGTTCAGTTCGTGCATTGGGCAACGGGCATCCTTCGCGGCGATTTCGGGGCGTCAATTTTTACTGGGCGGCCGGTACTGGAACTCATCTCCCAGAGGCTGGAGCCGACCATTTCCCTGACGACGTTGACAATGATTGTTTCGGTGACGATCGGGGTCTCCTTCGGCGTTTGCGCGGCTTGGCAAAGTGGCGGCCTCATTGATCGCTTTCTTTCGGCCTTTGCGACGCTCGGGTTTTCGGTCCCTGTGTTTGTGGTCGGCTATTTTCTCATCTACCTCTTCGCCATCAAAGCGCAATGGTTACCGGTTCAAGGTTATGAATCTGTTGGCCACGGCATCGGGCCTTGGCTCTTGCGTCTGATCCTGCCAACCGTGGCGTTGAGTATTCCCTATATTGCGTTCATCGCCCGGATCGCGCGGGCGAGCATGCTCGAAGTTCTATCAGAAGATTATATGCGAACCGCTGCTGCCAAGGGCGCTTCGTCATATTCCATGCTTTTCCATCACGCTCTGAAAAATGCGGGTGTTCCGATTCTCACCGTCATTGGCTTAAGTTTCACCTCTTTGATCGGCGGGGTCGTCATCACAGAAACTGTGTTCAATATACCTGGTGTTGGCCGCTTGGTAGTCGATGCAATTAACAATCGCGACTATCCTATCATTCAAGGCATGCTGATCCTCATTTCGGGTCTGTATGTTATCGTCAACTTGTTGGTCGATCTTGCATACACTCTGGTCGATCCTCGCATCCGGTACTGA
- a CDS encoding ABC transporter permease — translation MTISFVSVDAVPMSRLGISSVSRLAKRRPLVFAGAGLLILLSTLTLCAPFYAGDPLNMDPLKRLRPPSAEMWFGSDNLGRDVFARTIFGARISLAVGLMSAASAAVCGLLIGVIAGYVRWLDNVIMRMMDCLMSIPTILLAIALIFLMGPGVGILVIAITIREIPSVTRLVRSVVLGVRERPYVEAALCGGAHLPKVLWRHILPSTIPALMVQSANVCASAILIEAGLSFLGFGVPPEIPSWGNMISTSRLYLAIAPLTVFAPGTCLAITVLAANLLGDGLRDLFDVRSRRRR, via the coding sequence ATGACCATCTCCTTCGTTTCAGTTGACGCCGTGCCAATGTCTCGGCTGGGAATATCCAGTGTTTCTCGTCTGGCGAAGCGGCGTCCGCTGGTCTTTGCAGGCGCCGGCCTCTTGATACTGTTGAGCACTTTGACGCTCTGTGCCCCGTTTTACGCTGGCGATCCACTGAACATGGATCCACTCAAGCGCCTTCGGCCTCCTTCAGCCGAGATGTGGTTTGGAAGCGACAACTTGGGCCGTGACGTGTTTGCCCGAACGATCTTCGGCGCTCGGATCTCGCTGGCAGTGGGATTGATGTCGGCGGCGAGCGCGGCTGTTTGCGGGCTTCTGATCGGCGTTATCGCCGGCTATGTTCGCTGGTTGGATAATGTTATAATGCGAATGATGGACTGTCTGATGTCCATCCCGACGATTCTGCTCGCGATTGCCCTTATTTTTCTGATGGGCCCTGGGGTGGGCATTCTCGTCATCGCCATTACGATCCGCGAAATCCCAAGCGTGACGCGGCTTGTTCGATCGGTCGTTCTCGGCGTACGCGAACGTCCTTATGTGGAGGCCGCGCTCTGCGGCGGAGCGCACCTGCCGAAGGTGCTGTGGCGGCATATCCTGCCGAGTACAATTCCCGCTCTTATGGTCCAGAGTGCAAATGTGTGCGCAAGTGCGATTCTGATAGAAGCCGGGCTAAGCTTTCTTGGGTTCGGTGTGCCGCCCGAGATCCCCAGCTGGGGCAACATGATATCAACCTCTCGCTTGTATCTCGCCATTGCCCCGTTGACGGTCTTCGCCCCCGGCACCTGCCTTGCCATCACGGTGCTTGCCGCCAACCTGCTCGGGGACGGCTTGCGCGACCTGTTCGATGTCCGCTCACGGCGGAGACGCTGA
- the folD gene encoding bifunctional methylenetetrahydrofolate dehydrogenase/methenyltetrahydrofolate cyclohydrolase FolD, producing MEFTAKSLCDAVNPSIDKKSCEILVSDRSILNASIIVRRARRWQATKNRGRRYCKSELDANRQVSIMNAIQIDGKAIAEAIRIHVARDLALLQAEFNVIPGLAVVLVGEDPASAVYVKTKAKQAQAVGFKSQQFLLPSNVDEAELLRLLEELNVNDTIDGILVQLPLPEHIDRWRVLETIDPAKDVDGFHPYNAGRLAMGRPALAPCTPLGVVHLIKTVVSDLNGLDVVVIGRSNIVGKPLGLLLGDVGCTVTSAQLQTRDLPDLCRKADIVVAAAGCAGLVRGNWLKQGAIVIDVGINRAMDSAGTAKLVGDVAFTEASKRASYITPVPGGVGPMTVAYLLANTVSAAVSRRRLSLVGSHPESQHAWPSASEKKARATQFAE from the coding sequence TTGGAATTCACCGCGAAGTCCCTCTGTGATGCAGTAAATCCTTCGATTGATAAGAAAAGCTGCGAAATACTCGTCTCTGACAGGTCTATCTTGAACGCATCAATTATTGTTCGTCGCGCTCGCCGATGGCAGGCGACGAAAAATCGTGGTCGCCGCTACTGCAAGAGCGAACTCGACGCAAATCGTCAGGTATCTATCATGAATGCTATCCAAATAGACGGAAAGGCGATCGCGGAGGCTATTCGGATTCACGTGGCCCGTGATCTGGCGTTGCTCCAAGCGGAATTCAACGTTATCCCGGGCTTGGCCGTCGTGTTGGTGGGGGAGGATCCGGCCAGTGCGGTCTACGTGAAAACGAAAGCCAAACAGGCGCAGGCCGTGGGGTTCAAGTCTCAACAATTCCTGCTGCCGAGTAACGTTGACGAGGCCGAGCTGCTGCGGCTGCTCGAGGAGCTCAACGTTAACGATACCATCGACGGCATCTTGGTTCAGCTTCCGCTGCCCGAGCACATTGACCGTTGGCGGGTCCTAGAGACCATCGATCCGGCCAAGGATGTGGACGGCTTTCATCCCTACAATGCTGGCCGATTGGCAATGGGGCGGCCAGCTCTCGCCCCTTGCACACCGCTCGGGGTTGTTCATCTCATCAAAACCGTCGTGAGTGATTTGAATGGGCTGGACGTTGTTGTCATTGGTCGCTCAAATATTGTCGGAAAACCTCTTGGACTTCTGCTTGGCGACGTCGGGTGTACCGTGACCAGCGCGCAGCTTCAGACGCGAGACCTGCCGGACCTCTGTCGAAAGGCTGACATTGTCGTCGCTGCCGCCGGCTGCGCGGGTCTGGTGCGAGGCAATTGGCTCAAGCAGGGGGCGATCGTCATAGATGTCGGCATCAATCGTGCGATGGATTCGGCCGGCACCGCTAAGCTCGTCGGAGATGTAGCTTTCACTGAGGCGAGCAAGCGCGCAAGCTACATAACGCCAGTACCGGGCGGGGTGGGGCCGATGACTGTAGCTTATTTGCTCGCGAACACCGTTAGCGCGGCGGTGTCGCGCCGGCGGTTGTCATTGGTGGGTAGTCATCCTGAAAGCCAACACGCTTGGCCATCGGCCTCCGAAAAAAAGGCTCGTGCAACTCAATTCGCGGAATGA
- a CDS encoding GcvT family protein: MQSKLPSQAEYVIIGGGIIGLSIAYHLTRLGHRDVLLLERDQLTCGTTWHAAGLVTQLRASENMAKLAQYTAGLFRELEELTGQHTGFRQCGSVTVAATPERLEELKRGASMGRSFGLDVEIIDAAEAKRRMPLLDVADVLGAAWIPSDGKTNPVDTTRAFAAGARQGGAKILERTPVTRVLLEEGKISGVQAAEGVVRAEKVVICAGMWSRGLAAELNWTVPLHAAEHFYVVTESIAGLLPDTPTVRDLDACFYAKEDAGKLLVGFFEPKGKPWGMEGIPREFSFDSLPDDFEHIEPHLSNALRRMPALENVGLQLSFNGPESFTPDNRFLLGPAPDIDGLYVASGFNSCGIESSGGAGKVMAEWMSTGMPASDYWEMDVRRAMPFQRNRRYLRDRTGEAVGLLYALHWPHKSPETARKVRVSPLHDRLAAAGANFGEAAGWERAQWFGAPETAASAHATFARDDWFKASAAEHEATRSGVTLFDQTSFAHLLVQGRDALALLQRLSTNDVDVPVGRIVYTPWLNERGGMESDVTIARTGDEEFLVVTAAVQRIRDLAWLRKHAKGAGHVFITDVSSGYTCLSVMGPRSRELLMRVSPADFSDAAFPFATAREVEIGYGMALAFRMTFVGELGWELHVPTEQALGVYDALIAAGGDLDLRHAGYVALNTLRLEAGYRDWGADVSDEDSPLEAGLGFTVAWNKAENFIGRTVLESQRGQVPRRRLVQLAAPRAAPLMFGSEPVWRDGSLVGYLRSAGFGHTLGCGVGMGYLRSEHGVTAEWLVKGSFEIEIAGERHAAIASLRAFYDSNRTRVKGEYRKIEDLVAQELLTARSEG, translated from the coding sequence ATGCAAAGCAAGCTGCCGTCCCAAGCGGAATACGTCATTATCGGCGGTGGAATCATTGGTTTGTCCATCGCCTATCATCTCACTCGGCTCGGGCATCGCGATGTTCTGCTGCTCGAGCGCGATCAACTGACCTGCGGGACCACTTGGCACGCGGCCGGCTTGGTCACTCAGCTTCGAGCGAGTGAGAACATGGCTAAACTGGCTCAGTACACCGCGGGGCTCTTCCGAGAACTTGAGGAGCTCACGGGGCAGCACACCGGATTTCGGCAATGTGGGTCGGTTACCGTCGCGGCGACGCCCGAGCGGCTGGAGGAGCTTAAGCGAGGTGCGTCAATGGGGCGTTCCTTTGGCCTCGATGTCGAGATTATCGATGCAGCTGAAGCCAAGCGACGCATGCCTTTGCTCGACGTGGCAGATGTGCTCGGCGCGGCATGGATCCCCTCCGATGGCAAGACGAATCCGGTGGATACAACGCGCGCTTTCGCGGCGGGCGCGCGGCAGGGAGGAGCGAAAATCCTGGAGCGGACTCCCGTGACGCGCGTCCTGCTCGAGGAAGGAAAAATTTCCGGTGTTCAGGCCGCGGAAGGCGTCGTGCGCGCCGAAAAGGTCGTGATCTGCGCGGGGATGTGGAGCCGGGGGTTGGCCGCCGAACTGAATTGGACGGTGCCGTTGCACGCGGCAGAACATTTTTACGTCGTGACAGAGTCCATTGCGGGTTTGTTGCCCGATACTCCCACCGTGCGCGATCTTGACGCGTGTTTCTACGCAAAAGAAGATGCCGGCAAATTGCTTGTAGGTTTCTTCGAACCGAAGGGGAAACCCTGGGGCATGGAGGGGATTCCGCGTGAGTTCAGTTTCGATTCTTTACCCGATGACTTCGAACATATCGAGCCTCACCTTTCCAATGCCTTGCGCCGCATGCCGGCGCTGGAAAATGTGGGGCTGCAGCTGAGCTTCAATGGCCCGGAGAGTTTTACGCCCGACAATAGATTCCTGTTAGGGCCTGCGCCTGATATCGATGGGCTCTATGTCGCCTCGGGCTTTAATTCGTGCGGGATCGAGTCGTCTGGCGGGGCCGGCAAGGTAATGGCTGAGTGGATGTCGACTGGTATGCCCGCCAGTGACTACTGGGAAATGGACGTGCGGCGCGCCATGCCGTTCCAGCGCAATCGACGATATCTGCGCGATCGGACGGGCGAGGCAGTTGGGCTCCTTTACGCCTTGCATTGGCCTCACAAGTCACCGGAGACTGCTCGCAAGGTGCGCGTCTCGCCGCTGCACGATCGATTGGCAGCCGCTGGCGCGAACTTCGGCGAGGCTGCTGGGTGGGAGCGGGCCCAATGGTTTGGTGCGCCCGAGACCGCGGCGAGCGCCCACGCCACGTTCGCTCGCGACGACTGGTTCAAGGCGAGCGCGGCGGAGCACGAGGCAACTCGTTCCGGGGTCACACTGTTTGATCAGACTTCATTCGCGCACCTGCTGGTACAAGGCCGTGATGCGCTAGCCCTTCTCCAGCGCCTCTCCACCAATGACGTTGACGTTCCGGTTGGCCGCATCGTGTACACGCCATGGCTTAACGAGCGCGGCGGCATGGAGTCCGACGTTACGATCGCACGAACCGGTGATGAGGAGTTTTTAGTAGTTACAGCGGCGGTGCAGCGCATCCGGGATCTCGCTTGGCTGCGAAAGCATGCCAAAGGTGCCGGACACGTATTCATCACCGACGTCTCGTCGGGGTACACGTGCCTTTCCGTCATGGGCCCGCGCTCGCGCGAGCTGCTCATGCGCGTGAGTCCGGCGGATTTTTCCGATGCTGCCTTTCCTTTCGCTACGGCCCGAGAAGTCGAGATTGGCTATGGCATGGCGCTCGCTTTCCGCATGACCTTTGTGGGAGAGCTCGGGTGGGAGCTGCACGTTCCGACCGAACAGGCGCTGGGTGTCTACGATGCACTTATCGCCGCGGGAGGCGACCTCGACCTGCGCCACGCGGGTTACGTGGCGCTGAATACGTTACGTCTTGAGGCGGGTTACCGCGACTGGGGCGCGGATGTAAGTGATGAGGATTCTCCGCTCGAAGCGGGATTGGGCTTCACGGTTGCCTGGAACAAGGCTGAGAATTTCATCGGGCGGACGGTTCTTGAGTCGCAGCGCGGGCAGGTTCCGCGCCGACGGCTTGTGCAATTGGCCGCGCCCCGGGCGGCGCCGTTGATGTTCGGATCAGAGCCTGTCTGGCGCGACGGATCGCTCGTTGGCTACCTGCGTTCCGCGGGCTTCGGCCACACCCTGGGCTGCGGTGTCGGTATGGGATATCTACGCTCGGAGCACGGAGTGACTGCCGAATGGTTGGTCAAAGGATCCTTTGAGATAGAAATCGCGGGTGAACGGCACGCAGCCATCGCGTCCCTTCGCGCTTTCTACGACTCAAACCGCACTAGAGTAAAGGGCGAGTATCGTAAGATCGAAGACTTGGTCGCCCAAGAGCTGCTCACAGCACGCTCCGAGGGATAA
- the purU gene encoding formyltetrahydrofolate deformylase produces MSDRSMVLVLSCPDRPGIVSAVSSLLFEAGCNILDAQQFDDTETGQFFMRVVFDRLEQAKSEAEIAASIEELAKRVAMTFTLRQSSAKKRTMLLVSKFDHCLTDLLYRWRIGELDMEVTAIVSNHDREHLASTDLGGLPFHHFPVTKQTKMEQEARIWQLVQETNTDLVILARYMQVLSDGLSAKLSGRCINIHHSFLPGFKGSKPYHQAHERGVKLIGATAHYVTSDLDEGPIIEQDVERISHRDTPDDLVRKGRDIERRVLARAVRHHLEDRVVLNRKKTVVFTG; encoded by the coding sequence ATGTCAGACCGCTCCATGGTCCTCGTTTTGTCCTGCCCCGATCGTCCAGGCATCGTGTCGGCGGTCTCAAGCCTTCTGTTTGAAGCTGGTTGCAATATCCTCGATGCTCAGCAGTTTGACGACACCGAGACAGGTCAATTCTTCATGCGCGTTGTCTTCGATCGCCTTGAGCAGGCTAAATCGGAGGCGGAAATCGCTGCGTCGATTGAGGAACTCGCGAAGCGGGTCGCCATGACATTCACTTTGCGGCAGAGTTCCGCAAAAAAACGTACTATGTTACTCGTTTCGAAATTCGACCATTGTCTGACGGATCTGCTTTATCGCTGGCGCATCGGCGAACTGGACATGGAAGTGACGGCGATCGTTTCCAATCACGACCGTGAGCATCTGGCTTCCACTGATCTAGGGGGACTGCCCTTCCACCATTTTCCGGTCACCAAGCAGACGAAAATGGAGCAAGAGGCGCGAATCTGGCAGCTCGTCCAGGAGACTAACACAGACCTCGTTATCCTCGCACGCTACATGCAGGTTCTGTCCGACGGGCTATCGGCAAAGTTGTCGGGACGCTGCATCAACATCCATCACTCGTTTCTGCCAGGCTTCAAAGGGTCCAAGCCTTATCATCAGGCCCATGAGCGGGGTGTGAAATTGATCGGTGCGACAGCCCACTATGTCACCTCCGATCTCGACGAGGGCCCGATTATTGAGCAGGACGTCGAGCGGATCTCGCATCGAGATACTCCCGATGATCTCGTGCGCAAAGGGCGCGACATAGAGCGGCGGGTACTTGCCCGCGCGGTGCGCCATCATCTCGAGGATCGCGTAGTGCTCAATCGCAAGAAGACTGTCGTCTTCACCGGCTGA
- a CDS encoding aromatic ring-hydroxylating oxygenase subunit alpha — MIDLKRVSRLLEARVPGYSFPQEFYTDSEIFEFDVEAIHARCWFFVGLEAELPVPGSYLATTIGRSSIVVVRDDNGELRAFYNTCRHRGAQICESGYGRKSRLVCPYHQWTYRLDGSLQGAGRMQESFDRKSIHLLPLHVEAVAGTIYVCLAEEPPPFVEFREKVGPMMAPSRLTDVKLAYEATLVERANWKLVMENANECYHCAVGHASLTSSAYPFATRRDIDSWRPIADEFAARMAAAGVATGQAPGEPLNAVAGEWWRAHRFPLKAGCSSLTMNGKPSVSKLLCEPEIGWFRWSLNPHAYLHALCDYVVTFSAMPTAARETVVTWKIFVHKDAQEGVDYTLEGLTTLWAKTNQEDKDLSELNQRGVNGKGYRPGPYSQEAEPMLIRYADWYCAEAQKYLDLAANHKAAAA; from the coding sequence ATGATTGATCTGAAACGGGTTAGTCGGCTTCTCGAGGCCCGGGTCCCCGGATACAGCTTTCCGCAGGAATTCTACACGGATTCGGAAATATTCGAGTTCGATGTGGAGGCCATACACGCGCGCTGTTGGTTCTTCGTTGGGCTGGAGGCTGAGCTTCCCGTCCCTGGGAGTTACTTGGCTACGACGATCGGGCGCTCTTCCATCGTGGTGGTTCGCGATGATAATGGAGAACTACGAGCTTTTTACAACACCTGTCGACACCGTGGTGCGCAAATTTGCGAGAGCGGGTATGGCCGCAAATCCCGGCTCGTTTGCCCGTATCACCAATGGACATATCGACTGGACGGTTCATTACAGGGGGCCGGCAGGATGCAAGAGAGCTTCGATCGTAAGAGCATCCATCTGCTGCCGCTTCATGTCGAGGCGGTCGCCGGCACTATCTATGTCTGCCTTGCAGAGGAGCCGCCACCCTTCGTCGAATTCAGAGAGAAGGTCGGGCCGATGATGGCCCCAAGTCGCCTCACCGACGTGAAGCTTGCGTATGAGGCCACGCTCGTGGAGCGGGCGAACTGGAAGCTTGTCATGGAAAATGCAAATGAATGCTACCACTGCGCTGTGGGGCATGCGAGCCTTACGTCCTCGGCCTACCCCTTCGCAACCCGCCGAGACATCGATAGCTGGCGTCCGATTGCGGATGAGTTCGCGGCCCGCATGGCCGCTGCTGGAGTAGCGACGGGCCAGGCACCAGGAGAGCCGCTCAATGCTGTGGCAGGGGAGTGGTGGCGCGCGCATCGCTTTCCACTCAAGGCGGGCTGCAGCTCGCTTACGATGAATGGAAAACCTTCGGTCAGTAAACTGCTCTGCGAGCCGGAGATCGGCTGGTTTCGCTGGTCGCTAAACCCGCATGCCTATTTGCACGCGCTTTGCGATTACGTTGTTACGTTCAGTGCCATGCCGACAGCGGCGCGAGAGACCGTCGTCACCTGGAAGATATTTGTCCACAAGGATGCGCAAGAAGGCGTCGATTACACCCTCGAAGGACTCACTACGCTTTGGGCAAAAACCAATCAAGAGGATAAGGACCTTTCCGAGCTCAACCAGCGGGGCGTGAATGGCAAGGGATACCGGCCGGGTCCCTACTCGCAGGAGGCAGAGCCGATGCTCATACGTTATGCGGACTGGTATTGCGCGGAAGCTCAGAAGTATCTCGATCTTGCTGCTAACCATAAAGCCGCCGCCGCGTAG
- a CDS encoding ABC transporter ATP-binding protein translates to MSDPLLKVETLTKHYALGAGFLKMTIPVVRAVEDVSFSVQAGETLCIVGESGCGKSTIARLLMRIAEPTSGRILIDGTDIAGLKRQALRAWRRRMQMIFQDPYSSLNPRLTAGQIITEPAENFERLSRNQRKALAADLLTKVGMSPEMMHRLPSELSGGQRQRLGIARALSLQPSLIIADEAVSALDVSVQAQILNLLMDLQQQMGIAFIFISHDLSVVEHIGDRVAVMYLGRIVELAPCDALFANPVHPYTEALIAAAPVPDPTRVRLEVPVEGEVPSPINPPSGCAFHPRCPLAVERCRLEVPPLVPMADGRVVACHVRAPASHIPVDLTARENSSLAAVAEPHLLS, encoded by the coding sequence ATGAGCGATCCTCTGCTGAAGGTTGAGACCCTGACCAAGCATTATGCGCTTGGTGCAGGTTTTCTGAAAATGACCATCCCTGTGGTGCGGGCCGTCGAGGACGTATCCTTCTCCGTTCAGGCTGGTGAAACGCTCTGCATTGTGGGCGAATCCGGTTGTGGGAAGTCCACGATCGCGCGGCTCTTGATGCGGATCGCAGAGCCTACGAGTGGGCGCATTCTGATCGACGGAACCGACATTGCCGGTTTGAAGAGGCAGGCGCTTCGGGCCTGGCGCCGCAGGATGCAGATGATTTTTCAGGATCCGTACTCATCGCTCAATCCACGCCTCACTGCGGGACAGATCATTACTGAACCTGCCGAGAATTTTGAGCGTCTCAGCAGGAACCAGCGCAAAGCGCTTGCTGCCGACCTTCTGACCAAGGTCGGAATGTCGCCCGAGATGATGCATAGACTTCCGTCGGAGTTGTCGGGCGGCCAGCGGCAGCGCCTCGGCATCGCTCGGGCGCTGTCCCTTCAGCCCTCGCTCATTATTGCCGACGAGGCAGTGTCAGCCCTTGACGTTTCCGTGCAAGCACAGATCTTGAATCTGCTTATGGATCTCCAGCAGCAGATGGGCATCGCCTTCATTTTTATCTCGCATGACCTCAGCGTTGTGGAGCATATCGGTGATCGTGTCGCCGTTATGTATCTCGGGCGGATTGTGGAGCTCGCCCCATGTGACGCCCTCTTCGCGAATCCGGTCCACCCCTACACCGAGGCGCTGATTGCGGCCGCTCCGGTGCCGGATCCCACGCGGGTCCGGCTTGAGGTGCCCGTGGAGGGTGAGGTGCCGAGCCCAATTAATCCGCCCAGTGGCTGCGCCTTTCACCCGCGATGCCCGCTCGCGGTCGAGCGTTGCCGCCTGGAAGTGCCACCTCTGGTACCGATGGCAGACGGGCGCGTCGTGGCCTGTCATGTGCGCGCTCCAGCCTCGCACATCCCAGTCGATTTGACTGCTCGGGAGAACTCCTCGCTCGCGGCTGTCGCAGAACCACACCTCCTTTCGTGA